In Humulus lupulus chromosome 7, drHumLupu1.1, whole genome shotgun sequence, the following are encoded in one genomic region:
- the LOC133790388 gene encoding uncharacterized protein LOC133790388, producing the protein MDTSNFGKSGGVYIPPFKLARMLKEVDDKCSVEYQRLTWDALRKSINGLVNKVNSTNIKNIIPELFSENLIRGRGLFCRSCMKSQMASPGFTDVFAALVAVVNTKFRVVGDLLLRRIVLQLKRAYKRNDKPQLLAAVKFIAHLVNQQVAHEIIALELLTVLLENPTDDSVEGAVGFVTECGSILQDLSPKGLHGIFERFRGILHEGEIDKRVQFLIEGLFAVRKAKFQGYPAVRPELDLVEQEDQWTHEISLEEEIDPEITLDIFKPDPNFLESEKLYEELKKNILGEESEDEEGSDAASDGEDDEDDDESDEDEEERMEIKDETETNLVNLRRTIYLTIMSSVDFEEAGHKLLQIKLEPGQEMELCIMLLECCSQERTYLRYYGLLGQRFCMINKVHQENFEKCFVQQYSMIHRLETNKLRNVAKFFAHLIGTDALPWHIWAYIRLTEEDTTSSSRIFIKILFQELSEHLGIRLLNERLSDPSMLDSYESIFPRDNPKNTRFAINFFTSIGLGGITENLRNFLRNMPSLIIQQKNAADSNDESSGSSESDSSSSESESSEESDSGKDEKKRRKRRRR; encoded by the exons ATGGATACATCAAATTTTGGTAAGAGTGGAGGAGTTTACATTCCCCCATTTAAGTTGGCTAGGATGCTGAAAGAAGTCGATGATAAATGTAGTGTTGAATACCAGCGATTAACCTGGGATGCCCTCCGGAAGAGCATAAATGGGCTTGTGAACAAGGTCAATTCTACAAACATAAAAAACATTATTCCGGAACTTTTCTCAGAGAATCTGATCAGGGGCAGGGGTTTGTTCTGCCGTTCTTGTATGAAGTCACAAATGGCGTCTCCAGGATTTACAGATGTCTTTGCTGCTTTGGTTGCTGTTGTCAACACCAAGTTCCGTGTGGTTGGTGATCTATTATTGAGAAGGATAGTATTGCAGCTTAAACGAGCATATAAGCGGAATGACAAG CCACAATTACTGGCTGCTGTTAAGTTTATAGCACATCTGGTAAACCAACAAGTGGCACACGAGATTATCGCTTTGGAATTGCTCACTGTGCTTCTAGAAAACCCAACTGATGACAGCGTTGAAGGTGCTGTTGGGTTTGTGACAGAATGTGGTTCTATTCTCCAGGATCTCTCACCCAAAGGATTGCACG GTATTTTTGAACGATTCCGTGGAATTCTCCACGAAGGAGAAATAGACAAAAGGGTTCAGTTCTTAATTGAAGGCTTATTTGCAGTTCGGAAAGCAAAGTTTCAG GGTTACCCGGCTGTGCGCCCAGAACTGGACCTTGTGGAGCAAGAAGATCAGTGGACACATGAGATTTCTCTTGAAGAGGAGATAGATCCAGAAATTACCCTTG ATATTTTCAAACCGGACCCTAATTTCCTTGAGAGTGAGAAGCTTTATGAAGAGTTGAAGAAAAACATACTTGGAGAGGAGTCTGAGGATGAAGAAGGTTCAGATGCAGCTTCAGATGGCgaggatgatgaagatgatgatgaatcTGACGAAGATGAAGAGGAGCGGATGGAAATAAAGGATGAGACAGAGACGAATCTTGTAAATCTTCGTAGGACAATATACTTGACAATTATGTCCAGCGTGGACTTTGAGGAGGCTGGTCACAAGCTCCTCCAGATTAAACTTGAGCCTGGTCAAGAG ATGGAGCTTTGCATCATGCTTTTGGAATGTTGCAGTCAAGAGAGAACCTACTTAAGATATTATGGTCTTCTGGGGCAGAGGTTCTGCATGATTAACAAAGTGCACCAGGAAAATTTTGAGAAATGCTTTGTCCAGCAATACTCTATGATTCATCGGCTCGAAACAAATAAGCTGCGTAATGTGGCTAAGTTTTTTGCCCATTTAATCGGTACAGATGCTTTGCCGTGGCATATATGGGCCTACATCCGTTTAACCGAAGAGGATACCACTTCTTCATCTCGTATCTTTATCAAGATTCTTTTCCAG GAGTTATCTGAGCATCTTGGTATCCGGTTGCTAAATGAACGGCTCTCAGACCCCTCAATGCTTGATTCATACGAGTCTATATTTCCAAGGGATAATCCGAAGAACACCCGATTTGCCATCAACTTCTTCACATCCATTGGTCTTGGAGGTATCACTGAGAATTTGAGAAATTTTTTGAGGAACATGCCCAGCCTTATTATTCAACAGAAGAATGCGGCGGATTCCAACGATGAATCATCCGGTAGCTCTGAGTCCGACTCATCAAGTTCGGAGTCAGAATCTTCAGAGGAAAGTGATTCTGGTAAGGATGAAAAGAAGCGTAGGAAGCGCCGCAGGCGATAG